Genomic segment of Sebastes umbrosus isolate fSebUmb1 chromosome 19, fSebUmb1.pri, whole genome shotgun sequence:
GATGAGGATGCTTCAGATGCTTGTTCTCCCCTTACTGGTCTCCAGTCTAATAACAGGTAGGCCTGCGACACATGTAACAATGGATGTAGGACTTGTTAACATTCACTTTGTTCTGTTGTCTCAGGGTTATGATTCTCTTCAGTAGTCTTCTATGTTCACGTGATTGGTCAGTTGTCACTTTAGCGTCATGTCTTCATCAGGCACTACACGTCACTTACATTAAACTTGGCCAAATGTGAATGTGTCACCTATCTAGGGAGACAGTTGGGCCAAGGCCAAGTGCGCCCAGTGGAGGCCAAAGTTTCCACCATAACCGATTGCCCTATTCCCACTACTAGGAAAGCTCTTTGTAGTTTTCTAGGCATGGCGGGTTACTACAGGAGTTTCTGCCGTAACTTTTCCGCTGTTGTCCatcgttttttttcctaaatttcctttgggatcaataaagtatatctatCTACTGCATCTCTGAATCAGAAATGAAATGGCGGGTAGGCAgtcaaaaagcaaaacaagggACTGACAAAGATTCAGATAGAGATATAGaaagattgagaaaccctgggttgatttaccgagttgataaccagcctCGTAGGACTGTTTAGttggatctcgtttgttagggttagtgaagccagataacaagaagacaccctgggtatgttgaactcgcttcatagtacaggcctctgtaACTCCAATGTCATGGTTatacatgagaggcacaaactggagCTATGGTAACTTGTATTTGTCAGTAGTTGTGAAAAGATCAACAGCGTCTCAGATAGGTTcaataacatataaaaaaaattgggCTTTGCTTGGTGCTGGGAAAGAATGAGGTGGTTCACGGGGAGGTCATGTTTACCCCCAGTAATCACTGAGGAAGCCAAGCTCACCCCCAGCTTGGTGATGAAGAGATTCCCGTTGATTCAGTTACAGAGAAGACTTCAAAGCAATTACGGAAGGTACTTCATCCTTGGGGCCTCTAACTGCGCTGGGTCGATTCTCATCGTTTGCAGCAGTGGACCTCAAATTTTTCAAGGCAGTGCCCTCTGCCACTGAGACTTAGGAAACACTGTACTGGAGAAAGTGgaacgttagtgacatttgtcacatgGTTTTTAGTTTTTAGGCTGAAAATCCTGCTTGCGCAGCATCTCGCCATTCCTGCATGCTCTTTCCTCAACTTTCACATTGCTGTGTAGTTCTGCACAGTGCCCTATAGTGCAACGTTACAAAAAAGTTGGGTGTCATTGGAAGTTTTTTCTGTacttacgttgtttccgtacatacaGTAGTTTACGTacttttaaggccaaccatacCGCTTCTTCTTTCGGCCCGCCAAACCAACCGGGTAGCCAGAGACTGTGTGGAGATTAATTGCTGGATTGTTGAACTGTTCTGTGCACAGTTTTACTTAACCCTGTTGTGTATCTACAGAATTTGGCATTAAAAGTCATTACCAACTGTTCCTGGTGTCCTGTGTGCTGCAATTGGGTCCTACCACTACCCGTTacaggttttgttgcctgaacctataACTGCAgatgttactgtagttttgttgcatggcgtaaaaatgacacacgaaaagccaaagatgtgtctgtgtctgaTGAGGCTAGGTTGAAGATTTAGCgcatattttatatgtcttaatACTCAGATATTGATTGCATTTCCACCCTCTGTCCATCAGGAATGGCAGCTTTGGACAGCAAAGCCTCAGGAAAGATGGGCATGAGAGCCGTGATCTACTACATGACCACGACCTTTATCGCAGTCTTCATTGGCATCTTAGTCGTCCTCATCATCCACCCGGGAAAAGGATCGAAAGAGGAGTTTGGAAAGCAGCAGAAGATCGAGCAAATCAGTCCTGCTGATGCCTTCTTAGATCTGATCAGGTAGCCTGCATACAAGAACAATAATATTCACAAAGTTTGAACCGGAACTGGCCAATCTCTTAATCACTGTGTGATTTCTCATTTCAGAAATATGTTTCCCCCAAACTTGGTCCAAGCCTGCACACAGCAGGTGAGCTTTACAAATATGAATACTAAGTGTGCAGtactttagcccctctccagtggctccctgtggatttttaaaaaatggaaatgaataactgtcattgttgtaggtctatggtacgacggtacgacggagtattagggccacattgagggaaataaatctgagatttcgagaaaaaagtcgtagtattatgagaataaagtcagaagtttataaagtagtaattttacgttattttcttttttttcgtaaatgtatgactttattctcgtaaagttataactttattctcgtaatattacgactttttttcgcgtaaagttatgactttattctcgtaatactacgactttttttcgcgtaaagttatgactttattctcgtaatattacgacttttttttctcataataatatgactttattctggaaatctcagattttttttccctcaatgtggccctaacactccgtagtacatttgcactttggcccttactgcattagacttatatactatatacttacttagactataaactgtattaccttcatcacaatgctcaaatgttttgcggcttcagacagatttgttttttttgtttttttctaaaatggctcttttgatagtaaaggttgctgacccatGCCCTAGACTGACCTGAGTCATGTAGGCCTCAGCCCAGCTAACTGTAGTAACTGGTTGATTATATTGATTTAACctctgaataaaaaatgtgttccaACCCAGCATGAATATCAGTATCTTCATGGCCTCATGGCACAAATGAATGATTTACGAAGGATGAATCCTCTGAAGGTCATGCATATCCATCATAATCCAACAAGTTTTCAATTATGAACATAGCAGACCTGAGACTGGTGCTATTTCAAAGGTCATTGGGCCACTTTTACCAtagggattcatcctctgggaaccatgaataaCTGGAGCAAAATTGTTGAAAATCTTGCAAATAGTTTGGAAAAAAACTGATAGTGCCACGAGACTCGAGAAGAGGTCAAGGGGCCATTAAAACTGCTAGAAAACTTGGGCGAGCCAGCCAGGAGTACATGAAACAGTAATTTAACTCAAAGTATAATTACCTGATTCTGAATGTTAGTGGGTCTGTTTCAGCTCTATCAGACTCCACTGGTATAACCTCGATCCTTTAATTCTCTTTAGTTCAAAACCAAATATGGAAAACGAATAGTCCATGTGACTGTGACGGTGAATGACACCCTCTTCAACTCGACCAACGGCACCCAGGAGGTGATGGACATTACCCGGGAGGAAGTGATCCCAGTGGCGGGTCATGTGAACGGGGTCAACGCCCTCGGGCTGGTGGTCTTCTCCATGTGCTTTGGTCTAATAATTggcaacatgaaggagcagGGCCAGCTCCTGAGGGATTTCTTCGACGGCCTCAATGAAGCGATCATGCGCCTGGTTGCCATCATCATGTGGTAAGACCTTGCTTTTGGTGAACAAATGTTACCGTTACACTTATCTTCAGTAACTCactgtttctcttctcctctcaggtATGCTCCCATTGGCATCCTGTTCCTGATAGCAGGAAAGATTGTGGAGATGGATGATCTGACGCAGATGGGCGGCCAGCTGGGCATGTATACCATCACAGTTATCATCGGCTTATCGATCCACGGAGTTCTTATTCTTCCCACTCTTTATTTTGTTATCACTCGGCAAAACCCCTTTATCTTCATCGCTGGGCTCCTGCAAGCTCTGGTAACAGCCCTGGGGACCTCCTCCAGGTGAGTCGTGTCCAACACCACCACACTtcagcaaattaatcacaattattcccttaaaaaaaacagtctagCATTTGAGGAACTTGTCTGTGTCCAAACGTAAAACCTGTTTTGTGTCAGTATGCTTCAAACTGAAAATAACGACTGCTCTGTTGTATTGGGTCTGCGAAGATCCTTCCTACCATACCTGTGTATGATGGCAACTGGCAAAATGAGCTACAGAATGTCAGGTGTAGTGTTGACCAATGAAATGACCCCTGCCTCGTTGCGGGTGCGTTCGCTTCACTAGAGTGTCCCTACGTCATCAGATAGCATATTGAGCAGCGCACCTATTACAGATGGATGCCTGTTACTTGGTTgtatctagaaggtaacccgcaaattgcaaaaacttcaGGGTCCCGGGGGAGCTGGAGCCGAGCTGACATTGGCCGAACCCTGGACAGGttaccagactatcacagggctgacacatagagacaaaaAGACCCTCTTGTTTTGAGGGTCGCAGATAgagctaaccactgcaccaccgtgcagatTCAGTGATGGTATTTTAATAGTGCAAAAAGCTTACAAACTAGTAGGAACAGCAGGCAAAAGAGGTAACAAAAAGCTCCAAGTGTACGTAACAGCAAGCCAAACATGTAAagctaagttcacactacacagcCTGGCAGCCGAACAGGAACGGGGCAGGAAAACTCTAGTTGACGGCCTGGGAGCAaggcagaggctgagcagagaaCCTCAGGCGGATGGCCTGGGAGCAGGGCAGAGGCGGAGCAGAGAACCTCAGGCGGATGGCCTGGGGACAGGGTAGAGGCGAAGCTGGTGACCTCAGGGGGACAGACCGAGGGCAGGGCAGACGAGCAAAACTGAGTTAGGCGTCGGCAAAGGCAGGACAGATACGGTGGGCGGCGACAAAGGCGGGACCGCATCGGTGGGTGGCGGCGAAGTCGGGATCTCTTTGGAGGTCGAGCAGGTTTCTTTGAACCGATTTTTAACCTGTTTCCATTCTTTCATCTCTCAGTTCGGCCACGCTCCCTGTCACCTTTAAATGTCTGGAGGAGAACAACAAAATTGACAAGCGAATCACACGTTTCGTGCTGCCTGTGGGCGCCACCATCAATATGGACGGAACGGCTCTGTACGAGGCACTGGCAGCCATCTTCATTGCCCAGGTCAACAATATGGAGATGAACTTTGGTCAGATCATCACCATCAggtaaaaatgaacaaaagagGATAATAATAGATTATGCTTATGCTGTTGTGAATAAGAaataagaatttaaaaaaatgcaaatcagCAGTAACAGACATCGTATGTGTCTGCTTTTCTTCAATCAAGTATTACAGCAACTGCAGCCAGTATCGGAGCCGCCGGCATCCCTCAGGCAGGCCTGGTCACCATGGTGATTGTACTGACCTCTGTTGGACTTCCTACTGATGACATCACTCTCATCATTGCAGTTGATTGGTTCCTGTGAGTAGCTTCCTGGATCATGAACATGTGAAGCACAAGTTTGCCTTCAGGCAGTTATTTCAACTCTAACCATGATATttcaaaatttaaatttcaGAATTCAAACTTCTCCAAACAATAATCCATTACAACATACATGTGAAATGCGGTAACTTTAACTTAGATCCCTACATGAATCATCTCCGTCGTCTTAAAGGTCAAAAGCAGATCTGTTTCTACTACCACCTAGTGACAcacttctcctctctccctggAGTCTTGTTCCACATCTTCCCTTTTGtattgaatattttttgcaATGAGTTTTAACATAGAAACATAATTAGGTTTCCCAAATTAATCATTTCAATTAGAATACCCTTCCCAGAAATTACTCAGCTAACTGGggtaataagaaaaaaaaagcccttcTCTCCTTTAACTAGGATGGACCAAATACGAATGTCTGTCAAAGCACATGAAGACAGGCCTTTCTCAAGCACAGAGTTTAATGAATATAAGCCTGTATGTTCTAAagctgtgtttttatataaagcAAGATTATCAACTTACTCCAGTGAATCAGGCTTTGTTTTAAATAAGTCTGGCCTTCAGTTACCATAGAAACTTCCCTCGAGACTAGCCTGGTCAAAAACGGGCTAAACACTAATAAGATGGTTTGTTTTAAGGATTCTTGGGTAGCTCGCCAGGTGTCCAGGTGGCCCAGGCAACACCTGACAGGACAACTCAAAAACCTGACCTATAAAAACATCACAGGGAATTATTATTAGAATTTATAATTTCTAAATTCTTTGTTGTGCAACATTACAAGTTGTCATGAATCTGATAGAAAAAAGTCActcgattcaactgttatcaggccattaaataggcgttatcagtcactataagcaccatagatatgggtcagtaggggcctactatgtttgtaaaagttaaacttaaaagcaacacattctaacatgttgtaaaactgaatgacacattgcatttcaaacaaaaaggcttctttaggtttaggcaacaaaactacaacttctttaggtttaggcaataaaactacaacttctttaggtttaggcaacaaaactacaacttctttaggtttatgcaaaaaaacacttagttaaattgagggaaaaacaatgtgttttgggttaaaataatatacgaacacaaagacaagtacacattgttggtttcacacgggatgcaaactcttgtctcctgggtgaactacagcgcctgacttccgcttctgctcctgtcataattactacgttCTCTaaaggtcgctgtcgtgttcttttataccttctttcggtgatcttatatgtgaatagatgataaaacatactagtgggtgtagtaggcccctactgaccaacatctatggggcttatagcgacagATAACGCCTAgataatagcctgacaacaacCTCATTTCAGTTGCATacaactaaataaaaaacaaactaccCTCAGATATAGCTGTATAGCTCGCAGAGTTAGCCCTGTACTCAGCATGTTTTCCCACTCATTTGCCGTTTTATTCTCTTTGTTCATGCTGGGGTGTAGGGACCGTCTGCGCACCACAACCAATGTTTTGGGGGATTCGATCGGAGCCGGCATCGTGGAGTTCCTGTCTCGACACGAGCTCCGCAGCAAAGACGTTGAGATGGGAAACTCAGtgctggaggagaaggagaggaagaaaccCTACAAGCTCATCTCTCAGGATAGTGAttttgaaaatgacaaacatgctcacagtgaATCAAACATGTAGTTCAACCCACATCTGTTAACCTGTTCTGTTCTGGGGGAGTAGGGACCTAATTGTCAGATGTTGTTGTCAACCATTTTTTAGTCGTTATTTCACACTTTTTGATTTGTTAACATTCGTTTATTATCATGTCCTTGAAGTGAATTTCTTACATTCCTCTTTCATCCAAATTTACAGCGATGGCATCCCGTAGTATATGTCATTTGTTTCAAATAGGACTGTTTTGTTTACTActttaatgaatattttaaCTTCATATGACCCTCATGTAGAGGTTGAGGTGAAAGTAGGTTTAGATATGTGCAGGATGAAGGATTTAAACAGAAAGCAGTGTTTTGCTTTTGAAGATATTATGTGACGGAATTATATAATTGGACTTTTACCATTTTGTCACCAGGACATAACTCAACTTAAATTAAACACGTATCGATATTGTGCCAACATTAGCCGGTTAATATTGTGGttattacaagtttttttttatgtttcagtgGTACAAGCTCACAGATTCTTTCTCACACACTTAGAattgcaaatgcatgtattGACTGTGTGTGACCTTTTTCTTACCAACGTTGCTCATTTATTGTAGATATGAGACAAGTGAATATGTTTGGGTGATTAATGCATGTTAAAGCCTCTGATTTCAATATGAATCTGTGAAACAGATATTCAAGTCTTGACTGAAATTCAACAACTTTTCATGAAAACAGTTGTCTTagtttttgtttattataaCTTCAgtgaaataaacagaaaaaagccTTTCCTGCCTGTCTCCCTTTTATTTAAAACGTCAGAGATCATTTCAGTGGattaaatgaacaaaacaaaccCCTATTTCCTAAATTTTGCTCAGACAGTTGTTGTGTCTTGATCACTTTCTTTCTGTGAAAATATGATCATATCACACACTGAGAGGGATCCATCCAGTTCTCTGAACAGATCATTACTCTGTGTCGATAGTGCAAAGGTTAGAGACACATACTACTAACCATGACCTCCCCTCCTTTAACAGCTACTGTCCTGAAAAGTCCCATACCAACACTGAATATagccatgtcccatccgctaacatagaggaggcgggatttatgacctatactgcagccagccaccagggggcgatccagatgtcttggcttcacttctggggagctgtcatgtccatagacatatatacgtAGACGCCTTTTTGGACGTTTTGGACGCTTCAGCCCGTTGCAGCGATACGTCAAATGAATGATTATTATAGAGCACATCACAATTATATCTGTTTAGATgtttaaaaaggaaagaaaagagacaatCAGATTTGGATAATAATGCAGGTAAAGTAGTTATTAAACACAATCCACCAGGTCAATTTCTAGAAGAGGCCTAGTTGTTATTGAAGATTgaagattaatttaattgttattcAGACTATACACAGGCTAAATGCACAGCAGGATAAAATGACATTGCATCTGGCTCATGAATGTGatataaatatgcaaaaaaatgtaCTAAAGTTTAACAAAGTGAATTatataaacatactgtaaacaacagtgagtatattgcacacaatgaatatAATTGCACATTAAGGAGTCTGATGTCAAATTAGCAACGGAGGATCACCTTAATGCTCTGGCCATGCTCTCCATGGAGAAGAAACTCGTCAGAGACATTTCTGACTTTAAGAAGAAGGTCATTGAGAAGTTTGCAACtcagaaggagagaagagcaaAATTCTTCTACGAATAGGCTGTCAAAAACATGCAGGCTTTCTCACCACATTGACTTTTCTTGTACATAGTTGTCCTCAGTCTCATTTGCTTAAATTGGTCATGGAGGCATCACAATTTAATTGAGACTGGTAAATTAATTGTATTGTTCCTGTTAACTGTCTTTTATGTAGTATTAATATCTGTGGTTGTGCCTTTTGAGTAAGGTGAGAGAGTTTTGAAGCAGAAGTGTTGCAGGAGTTTACTATCCCTACACCTCAGGGCACTTGACATACATTACATTAGAATTGGattacatgtttattattgtactatagtacatgcatagtactcagatcttgtacttcagtaaaagtagcaatactaccatgtagaaatcctgcattcaaaatccctcttaagtaaaagtgcaaaaatattagcatctgaacatacttaaagtaccaaacattaaaagtacacattatgcagaataatgtatgttattggattatacttattgatgcattaatgtgttcattgctttaatgttgcagctggtaaaggtggagctcattgtaatgactttatatactgctgggtagtttaatctaaaataatgcatcatttatttgttgattatattttgtattaataatctaaatctgtaaagtaactaaagctgtcagataaatgtagtggagtagaaagtctaatatttccctatgagatgtagttgagtagaagtagaaaggatcagaacatggaaatactcaagttaagtacaagtacctcaaaattttacttaagtacagtacttgagttaatgtacttagttactttccaccactgagttcatgttatactgttgtgtttttctaagcattctttactgctcctgttggaataaaataattgt
This window contains:
- the LOC119478625 gene encoding excitatory amino acid transporter 1-like; protein product: MQRFREGIHIRTMKAKRKVEEISKEDVQAFLKKNAFVLFTVAAVVVGIALGFALRPFKMTYREMKYFSFPGELLMRMLQMLVLPLLVSSLITGMAALDSKASGKMGMRAVIYYMTTTFIAVFIGILVVLIIHPGKGSKEEFGKQQKIEQISPADAFLDLIRNMFPPNLVQACTQQFKTKYGKRIVHVTVTVNDTLFNSTNGTQEVMDITREEVIPVAGHVNGVNALGLVVFSMCFGLIIGNMKEQGQLLRDFFDGLNEAIMRLVAIIMWYAPIGILFLIAGKIVEMDDLTQMGGQLGMYTITVIIGLSIHGVLILPTLYFVITRQNPFIFIAGLLQALVTALGTSSSSATLPVTFKCLEENNKIDKRITRFVLPVGATINMDGTALYEALAAIFIAQVNNMEMNFGQIITISITATAASIGAAGIPQAGLVTMVIVLTSVGLPTDDITLIIAVDWFLDRLRTTTNVLGDSIGAGIVEFLSRHELRSKDVEMGNSVLEEKERKKPYKLISQDSDFENDKHAHSESNM